One genomic region from Nitrospirota bacterium encodes:
- the infA gene encoding translation initiation factor IF-1 — MTKEESIEVQGTILKNLPNAMFKVELENGQEILAYVSGKMRMHFIKILPGDKVTVALSPYDLSKGRITYRYK, encoded by the coding sequence ATGACAAAGGAAGAGTCAATAGAGGTACAGGGCACCATTCTAAAGAATCTGCCCAACGCCATGTTCAAGGTCGAACTGGAGAATGGACAGGAGATACTGGCATATGTTTCAGGGAAGATGCGCATGCATTTCATAAAAATACTTCCCGGTGACAAGGTAACCGTTGCTCTCTCCCCTTATGACCTTTCTAAGGGCAGAATAACATACAGGTATAAATAA
- the rpmJ gene encoding 50S ribosomal protein L36, which translates to MKVRSSVKPMCTKCKVIKREGILRVICSNPKHKQRQG; encoded by the coding sequence ATGAAAGTGCGTTCATCAGTAAAACCTATGTGTACAAAATGCAAGGTAATTAAGAGGGAAGGGATTCTGCGAGTTATATGCAGCAATCCTAAACATAAGCAGAGACAAGGGTGA
- the rpsM gene encoding 30S ribosomal protein S13, translating into MRIAGVDLQNNERIEIGLTKIFGIGQTASRNILKEAGVDANKRVKDVTDEEGIKIRAAIDKDFTVEGDLRREVAMNIKRLRDIGSYRGTRHKLKLPSRGQRTKTNARTRKGAKKSIGGLQKK; encoded by the coding sequence GTGAGAATAGCAGGAGTAGATTTACAAAACAATGAGAGAATAGAAATAGGGCTAACCAAAATCTTTGGTATAGGGCAGACCGCATCCAGGAATATACTTAAGGAAGCCGGAGTTGACGCTAACAAGAGAGTTAAGGACGTTACTGACGAGGAAGGCATTAAGATAAGGGCTGCCATAGATAAAGACTTTACGGTTGAGGGTGATCTCAGGCGTGAGGTAGCCATGAACATAAAGAGGCTGCGCGATATAGGCAGTTACAGGGGAACCAGGCATAAACTGAAACTTCCTTCGAGAGGCCAAAGGACAAAGACTAATGCCCGCACACGTAAGGGCGCTAAAAAATCTATTGGCGGGCTTCAGAAAAAATAA
- the rpsK gene encoding 30S ribosomal protein S11, whose product MAQKKRGGKKEKKAVHSGSVFIQATFNNTIVTITDKSGNVVAWSSAGAHGFKGSRKGTPYAAQITAENAAKKAMGFGMRQVDIFVKGPGAGRESAIRAVSSAGLGVNIIRDITPVPHNGTRPPKRRRV is encoded by the coding sequence ATGGCCCAGAAGAAGCGAGGCGGAAAGAAAGAGAAAAAAGCAGTTCATTCAGGTTCAGTATTTATTCAGGCTACTTTCAATAATACAATAGTTACAATAACTGATAAATCAGGCAATGTTGTCGCATGGTCTTCAGCAGGCGCGCATGGTTTTAAAGGTTCAAGAAAAGGCACGCCATATGCTGCGCAGATCACTGCTGAAAATGCTGCAAAGAAGGCAATGGGATTTGGCATGCGCCAGGTCGATATATTTGTAAAGGGCCCTGGAGCAGGCAGGGAATCGGCAATCAGGGCTGTGTCATCAGCCGGACTAGGGGTTAATATTATAAGGGATATTACGCCTGTTCCGCATAACGGCACAAGGCCGCCGAAGAGGAGAAGAGTCTAA
- the rpsD gene encoding 30S ribosomal protein S4, translated as MARYTGALCRLCRREGEKLFLKGDRCFMDKCAVERRKYSPGQHGQRRKKMSDYAVQLRAKQKAKETYSVLERQFKKYFYMADKMSGVTGSNLLQLLESRLDNVVFRLGFAANRNQARQLVTHGHFTVNGKPVNISSYLVRAGDVVSPSDAGKKFKIIQENMDKVQQRGVLSWLEMDVEGLKGKVLHLPERDEIDIPVQEQLIVELYSK; from the coding sequence ATGGCAAGGTACACAGGAGCACTCTGCAGGCTGTGCAGAAGGGAAGGGGAGAAACTCTTCCTTAAAGGTGACAGATGTTTTATGGATAAATGCGCTGTAGAGAGGAGGAAGTACTCTCCGGGACAGCATGGCCAGCGAAGAAAGAAGATGTCCGACTATGCCGTTCAGTTACGGGCAAAACAGAAGGCCAAGGAAACTTACAGTGTGCTTGAGCGTCAGTTTAAGAAGTATTTTTACATGGCGGATAAAATGAGCGGGGTTACCGGAAGCAATCTTCTCCAACTGCTTGAAAGCAGGCTTGACAATGTTGTTTTCCGTCTTGGTTTTGCTGCAAACCGCAACCAGGCAAGACAGTTAGTGACACATGGCCACTTTACCGTTAACGGCAAGCCTGTAAATATATCTTCATACCTTGTTCGCGCGGGGGATGTTGTGAGTCCCAGTGATGCCGGCAAGAAGTTCAAGATCATTCAGGAAAACATGGACAAAGTTCAGCAGAGGGGAGTACTGTCCTGGCTTGAAATGGATGTTGAAGGCCTTAAGGGCAAGGTTCTGCATCTTCCTGAAAGGGATGAAATAGATATTCCTGTTCAGGAACAGCTCATTGTTGAGCTTTATTCGAAATAA
- a CDS encoding DNA-directed RNA polymerase subunit alpha, translating to MEFKKRGFNIPERVIFDSGSDHKYGKLIAEPFERGYGTTVGNALRRVLLSSIEGAAVTSVKIPGVLHEFSTLQGLKEDVVDVILNIKQLRFKMHSDEPRIVTIEINGPAEVKGRDIITGADVEVLTPDQHIATLDKKMHFTAELKIEKGTGYRVPDEVHGEDETVDMIKVDSIFTPVRKVNFWIEGARVGRSTDFDKLIMEIWTDGSITPQEALSQAANILNEHISLFSMDEEVKKEVADAGEIVIEEEEDDDYVTEEEMEEEEEPSTLSVFNDNLLKSVDELELSVRSNNCLKNANIYTIADLVQRTESEMLRTKNFGRKSLNEIKEVVSKMGLHFNMRIEPDVLKKLEKAKGVKHAS from the coding sequence ATGGAATTCAAAAAGCGAGGTTTCAACATTCCTGAAAGGGTTATATTTGATTCAGGCAGCGACCATAAATACGGCAAGCTTATCGCTGAACCTTTTGAAAGAGGCTACGGCACTACTGTTGGTAACGCATTAAGAAGGGTTTTGCTTTCTTCCATTGAAGGGGCAGCGGTTACTTCCGTAAAGATTCCTGGAGTGCTTCATGAGTTTTCCACACTGCAGGGACTTAAAGAAGACGTTGTTGATGTCATACTCAATATCAAGCAGCTCAGATTCAAGATGCATTCTGATGAACCCAGGATCGTAACTATTGAGATAAACGGGCCTGCTGAGGTCAAGGGCAGGGACATTATCACCGGCGCAGATGTCGAAGTCCTTACCCCTGATCAGCATATAGCAACCCTTGATAAGAAGATGCATTTTACTGCTGAACTTAAGATTGAAAAGGGCACTGGCTACAGAGTGCCTGATGAAGTGCACGGTGAGGATGAAACCGTAGATATGATAAAGGTCGACTCTATATTCACCCCTGTCAGGAAGGTCAACTTCTGGATAGAGGGAGCCAGGGTTGGCCGTTCAACCGACTTTGATAAGCTAATCATGGAGATATGGACCGATGGCAGTATTACTCCTCAAGAAGCTCTCTCACAGGCTGCAAATATTCTAAATGAACATATCTCTCTCTTTTCAATGGATGAGGAAGTGAAAAAGGAAGTTGCAGACGCAGGTGAAATTGTTATTGAGGAAGAAGAAGATGATGATTATGTTACAGAAGAAGAGATGGAGGAAGAGGAAGAACCCAGTACTCTGAGTGTATTCAATGACAATCTTCTTAAAAGCGTAGATGAACTTGAGCTTTCAGTACGTTCAAATAACTGCCTTAAAAATGCAAATATTTATACAATTGCCGATCTTGTGCAGAGAACAGAATCAGAGATGCTTAGGACTAAAAACTTCGGCAGAAAATCTCTCAACGAGATAAAAGAGGTAGTTTCTAAGATGGGCCTGCACTTTAACATGAGGATCGAGCCTGATGTGTTGAAGAAACTAGAGAAGGCCAAAGGAGTCAAGCATGCGTCATAA
- the rplQ gene encoding 50S ribosomal protein L17 — protein MRHKVAGRGFGRNTKQRKALLRGLVISLLTHLKIETTVAKAKETRKIAEKIITLGKKGDLHARRLAMSSIPDENSITKLFNEIAPKISRTSGYLRVLQTRNRIGDNASMAVLEFVDYEKLQNKEEIEQKAKKKEAKAAKAETTEK, from the coding sequence ATGCGTCATAAAGTAGCAGGCAGAGGATTTGGAAGGAACACAAAGCAGAGGAAAGCACTTTTGAGGGGTTTGGTAATATCACTTTTAACCCACTTAAAGATAGAGACGACCGTTGCCAAGGCAAAGGAGACAAGGAAGATAGCTGAGAAGATAATCACTCTTGGCAAGAAGGGAGACCTTCATGCAAGAAGGCTTGCGATGTCATCCATTCCCGACGAGAACTCCATCACCAAGCTCTTTAATGAAATAGCACCGAAGATAAGCCGCACCAGTGGTTACCTCAGAGTGCTACAGACCCGCAACAGGATAGGCGACAATGCTTCAATGGCTGTGCTTGAGTTTGTTGATTATGAGAAGCTCCAGAACAAAGAGGAGATAGAGCAGAAGGCAAAGAAGAAAGAGGCAAAGGCTGCAAAAGCAGAGACGACAGAAAAGTAA
- a CDS encoding helix-turn-helix transcriptional regulator, producing MLTHKELKSRALARTDVKAEYDRLDEEFALFDEFLKARTAAGITQAEAAERIGTTQSAVARLESGKGKHSPSLATLQKYAHALGYRLELRLINEAVKAGGLTKHSGGRTRKLRAG from the coding sequence ATGCTGACACACAAAGAACTTAAGTCTCGCGCGCTTGCTCGTACGGATGTTAAGGCCGAATATGATCGGCTCGATGAGGAGTTTGCCCTCTTCGACGAGTTTTTGAAGGCACGCACCGCAGCCGGTATCACTCAGGCGGAAGCCGCTGAACGTATCGGCACAACGCAGTCTGCTGTGGCACGCCTGGAATCCGGAAAAGGGAAGCATTCGCCGTCACTGGCGACGTTGCAGAAATATGCTCATGCCCTCGGTTATCGCCTTGAGTTGCGATTGATCAATGAGGCTGTAAAAGCAGGCGGCCTAACAAAGCACTCAGGTGGACGCACAAGAAAACTGCGCGCCGGTTAG